One Siniperca chuatsi isolate FFG_IHB_CAS linkage group LG5, ASM2008510v1, whole genome shotgun sequence DNA window includes the following coding sequences:
- the fbxw8 gene encoding F-box/WD repeat-containing protein 8 isoform X2, whose protein sequence is MAEDELAAFRKSWKQELTSKKEEQRLVCAPSRSRDVPGQSGQRDLKNRYFEDNEACSPSKPEEGGCTEDVGCVGGAKAAAESDNQPEYVSIASSLLDGRTSPLLGMIQEERTRRKRQYHNTTNVCSASLQQQQQQQQQPQRKVKKDKELLDQLIQDLNEVSDIPFFDIELPYELALKIFQYLNCTELGRCAQVSRAWRVLAEDGVLWFKMCTREGYHQDASVSDSPCWKSALRDCRNSAKTVCSNWKNRVGSISQLQFELGKVLCDVSTCDNFVLAGYTSGDVRLWDTLHWDSTASYLKTNSLSASSDPRPYVSHVQVNSTVAAAAYEDGCVDLWSTETGGEPLHHYQSPGRIQALALSPDSPVLGSAAGPDIRLDRADEHGYWRTLCQAQLPKTVESLVLVPGRGQQGPLAALAAGEAVYLLDPREEEPQTLHSVYGHPVTCLDASDSHVALGVKRTGWGMHDGGNKIHIYSLETGKPVVCVGSSLGDFTCINLRDGPPHLLVCGNKDRSPRHGDNSVVWMTPPSSAGFQTTKRLHIHNQGATAHREENQGADR, encoded by the exons ATGGCCGAGGACGAACTTGCTGCGTTCAGGAAGAGTTGGAAACAAGAATTAACGAGTAAAAAAGAGGAGCAGCGACTTGTTTGTGCTCCTTCCCGTTCCCGGGATGTTCCCGGTCAGTCAGGCCAGAGAGACTTGAAAAATAGGTATTTTGAAGACAACGAGGCCTGTAGTCCTTCAAAACCAGAAGAGGGTGGTTGCACTGAGGATGTAGGATGTGTTGGTGGAGCAAAAGCTGCAGCAGAGTCAGATAATCAGCCTGAGTATGTGTCCATTGCAAGTAGCTTGCTGGATGGGAGGACCAGTCCCCTGCTGGGCATGATTCAGGAGGAGAGAACCAGGAGAAAGAGGCAGTATCATAACACAACTAATGTCTGCAGCGCatccctgcagcagcagcagcagcagcagcagcagcctcagagAAAGGTCAAGAAAGACAAGGAGCTGCTGGATCAACTCATTCAGGATCTG AATGAAGTCAGTGACATTCCCTTCTTTGATATTGAGTTGCCGTATGAGTTAGCCCTGAAGATATTCCAATATCTCAACTGTACTGAGCTAGGCCGATGTGCACAG GTGAGCAGGGCATGGAGAGTCCTTGCAGAGGACGGCGTTCTGTGGTTCAAGATGTGCACGAGGGAGGGTTATCATCAGGATGCCAGCGTGTCCGACTCCCCCTGCTGGAAGAGCGCGCTGCGAGACTGCAGGAACTCGGCCAAAACCGTGTGCTCCAACTGGAAG AATCGAGTGGGATCCATCAGCCAGCTGCAGTTCGAGCTGGGGAAGGTGCTGTGTGACGTCAGCACCTGTGACAACTTTGTCTTGGCTGG GTACACGTCTGGTGATGTGAGGCTGTGGGACACGCTGCACTGGGACTCAACGGCCTCTTACTTGAAGACTAACAGCCTGTCAGCTAGCTCTGATCCCAGACCTTATGTTAGTCACGTCCAGGTCAACAGCacagtggctgctgctgcttatgaagatg GCTGTGTGGACCTGTGGAGcacagagacaggtggagagccCCTCCACCACTACCAGAGCCCGGGGAGGATCCAGGCCCTGGCCCTGAGCCCTGACAGTCCCGTCCTGGGCTCCGCCGCCGGGCCCGACATTCGGCTGGATCGTGCCGATGAGCACGGCTACTGGAGGACGCTCTGCCAGGCTCAGCTACCCAAGACT GTAGAGAGCCTGGTTTTGGTGCCAGGCAGGGGGCAGCAGGGCCCGCTGGCGGCCCTGGCCGCAGGAGAGGCCGTGTACCTGCTGGACCCCCGGGAGGAGGAGCCACAGACGCTCCACTCAGTCTACGGTCatcctgttacctgcctggaTGCCTCTGACTCCCATGTTGCACTTGGAGTGAAGCGCACAGGCTGGGGCATGCACGATGGAGGAAACAAG ATCCACATCTACAGCCTAGAGACGGGCAAACCTGTGGTATGTGTCGGCAGCTCGTTGGGAGATTTCACTTGCATCAACCTAAGAGACGGCCCCCCTCACCTGCTGGTGTGtggaaacaaagacagaag
- the rnft2 gene encoding RING finger and transmembrane domain-containing protein 2 isoform X1, with protein sequence MQRRHSSNTDGMPSERSRSQTLGSESSLDEGGVFDCLKPDSPASPQQIFSGLVGVPSGSVSSAQFQAAGLVLGSPPEVFIQMTASSREEGGSHRTDGGSFLPRPPQHHHHHHHFHHQPLQHRTSSLLQQATTAAASERHSSREEAQEDPSTPAPALSELKAVVTWLQRGFPFILILLAKVCFQHKLGIAVCVGMACTFAYANSTFRHQVSLREERSVFVALWIIMFLAGNIVYIYYTFSHEELHNSLIFAKPNLNSFDFFDLIWAVGITDFVLKYFTIGLKCFVLFLPKILLAFKSRGKFYLLIEELSQLFRALVPIQLWYKYIMGEDPSNSYFLGATLIIIYSLCKSFDICGRVSAIRKALVMLCSSQSYGVRAGSQQCSEAGDVCAICQADFRDPIALLCQHVFCEECLCLWFDRERTCPLCRSTVIETLRCWKDGTTSAHFQIY encoded by the exons ATGCAGAGGAGACACAGCAGCAACACGGATGGCATGCCCTCTGAAAG GAGCCGAAGCCAAACTCTGGGCTCAGAGAGCAGCCTAGATGAGGGTGGCGTGTTTGACTGTCTGAAACCTGACTCACCCGCTTCACCCCAGCAGATCTTCTCCGGCCTGGTGGGTGTCCCCTCCGGCTCTGTCTCCTCTGCCCAATTCCAGGCAGCCGGCTTAGTCCTGGGCTCTCCCCCTGAAGTTTTTATTCAGATGACTGCATCGTCGAGAGAAGAAGGGGGCTCCCACCGCACGGATGGTGGATCTTTTCTCCCTCGACCGCCccagcaccaccatcaccaccaccacttccACCACCAGCCCCTGCAGCACAGgacctcctctctgctccagcAGGCCACCACAGCAGCTGCCTCAGAGAGGCACAGCTCCAGGGAGGAGGCCCAGGAAGACCCGTCCACCCCGGCCCCAGCCCTGTCTGAGTTGAAGGCAGTAGTCACATGGCTGCAGAGGGGCTTCCCCTTCATCCTCATTCTGCTGGCTAAAGTCTGCTTTCAGCATAAGCTAG GTATTGCTGTGTGTGTCGGCATGGCCTGCACATTCGCCTATGCCAATTCCACGTTTAGGCACCAAGTGTCATTACGG GAGGAGCGTTCTGTATTTGTTGCTCTGTGGATCATCATGTTCCTTGCAGGGAATATAGTGTATATCTACTACACATTTAGTCACGAGGAGCTGCACAACAG CCTCATATTTGCCAAGCCCAACCTCAACAGCTTTGACTTCTTTGATCTGATCTGGGCAGTGGGCATCACTGACTTTGTCCTTAAGTACTTCACCATCGGCCTGAAATGCTTTGTCCTCTTTTTGCCCAAGATTCTCCTGGCCTTCAAATCCCGG gGCAAGTTCTACCTGCTGATCGAGGAGCTGAGCCAACTGTTTAGGGCCCTGGTGCCCATCCAGCTGTGGTACAAATACATCATGGGAGAAGACCCCTCCAACAGTTACTTCCTGGGAGCCACACTAATCATCATCTACAGCCTTTGCAAG TCCTTTGACATCTGTGGGCGTGTGTCTGCCATACGCAAGGCCTTGGTAATGCTCTGCAGCTCCCAG AGTTATGGAGTGAGGGCAGGCAGTCAGCAGTGCAGTGAGGCAGGCGATGTCTGTGCTATTTGTCAGGCTGATTTCAGAGACCCCATAGCCCTTCTCTGTCAG CACGTGTTCTGCGAGGAGTGCCTGTGTTTGTGGTTCGACCGGGAGAGAACATGTCCGCTGTGTCGCTCCACTGTCATCGAGACCCTGCGATGCTGGAAGGACGGCACCACCTCGGCTCACTTCCAGATCTACTAA
- the rnft2 gene encoding RING finger and transmembrane domain-containing protein 2 isoform X2: protein MQRRHSSNTDGMPSERSRSQTLGSESSLDEGGVFDCLKPDSPASPQQIFSGLVGVPSGSVSSAQFQAAGLVLGSPPEVFIQMTASSREEGGSHRTDGGSFLPRPPQHHHHHHHFHHQPLQHRTSSLLQQATTAAASERHSSREEAQEDPSTPAPALSELKAVVTWLQRGFPFILILLAKVCFQHKLGIAVCVGMACTFAYANSTFRHQVSLREERSVFVALWIIMFLAGNIVYIYYTFSHEELHNSLIFAKPNLNSFDFFDLIWAVGITDFVLKYFTIGLKCFVLFLPKILLAFKSRGKFYLLIEELSQLFRALVPIQLWYKYIMGEDPSNSYFLGATLIIIYSLCKHVFCEECLCLWFDRERTCPLCRSTVIETLRCWKDGTTSAHFQIY from the exons ATGCAGAGGAGACACAGCAGCAACACGGATGGCATGCCCTCTGAAAG GAGCCGAAGCCAAACTCTGGGCTCAGAGAGCAGCCTAGATGAGGGTGGCGTGTTTGACTGTCTGAAACCTGACTCACCCGCTTCACCCCAGCAGATCTTCTCCGGCCTGGTGGGTGTCCCCTCCGGCTCTGTCTCCTCTGCCCAATTCCAGGCAGCCGGCTTAGTCCTGGGCTCTCCCCCTGAAGTTTTTATTCAGATGACTGCATCGTCGAGAGAAGAAGGGGGCTCCCACCGCACGGATGGTGGATCTTTTCTCCCTCGACCGCCccagcaccaccatcaccaccaccacttccACCACCAGCCCCTGCAGCACAGgacctcctctctgctccagcAGGCCACCACAGCAGCTGCCTCAGAGAGGCACAGCTCCAGGGAGGAGGCCCAGGAAGACCCGTCCACCCCGGCCCCAGCCCTGTCTGAGTTGAAGGCAGTAGTCACATGGCTGCAGAGGGGCTTCCCCTTCATCCTCATTCTGCTGGCTAAAGTCTGCTTTCAGCATAAGCTAG GTATTGCTGTGTGTGTCGGCATGGCCTGCACATTCGCCTATGCCAATTCCACGTTTAGGCACCAAGTGTCATTACGG GAGGAGCGTTCTGTATTTGTTGCTCTGTGGATCATCATGTTCCTTGCAGGGAATATAGTGTATATCTACTACACATTTAGTCACGAGGAGCTGCACAACAG CCTCATATTTGCCAAGCCCAACCTCAACAGCTTTGACTTCTTTGATCTGATCTGGGCAGTGGGCATCACTGACTTTGTCCTTAAGTACTTCACCATCGGCCTGAAATGCTTTGTCCTCTTTTTGCCCAAGATTCTCCTGGCCTTCAAATCCCGG gGCAAGTTCTACCTGCTGATCGAGGAGCTGAGCCAACTGTTTAGGGCCCTGGTGCCCATCCAGCTGTGGTACAAATACATCATGGGAGAAGACCCCTCCAACAGTTACTTCCTGGGAGCCACACTAATCATCATCTACAGCCTTTGCAAG CACGTGTTCTGCGAGGAGTGCCTGTGTTTGTGGTTCGACCGGGAGAGAACATGTCCGCTGTGTCGCTCCACTGTCATCGAGACCCTGCGATGCTGGAAGGACGGCACCACCTCGGCTCACTTCCAGATCTACTAA
- the spring1 gene encoding SREBP regulating gene protein, whose amino-acid sequence MMVLRRLLRKRWVLGVVFGLSLIYFLTSTLKQEERTIRDRTLLEVRDSDHRIPWKVRFNLGNSSRQITQCRNSIQGRTLLTDELGYVCERKDLLVNGCCNVNAPSSRQYICKSCLANGCCSIYEYCVSCCLQPDKQPLLEHFLNRAAEGFQNLFTAVEDHFELCLAKCRTSSQSVQHENTYRNPQAKYCYGESPPELLPV is encoded by the exons ATGATGGTGCTACGGCGGTTACTGAGAAAGCGCTGGGTGCTGGGAGTAGTCTTCGGACTGTCTCTCATCTACTTTCTCACCAGCACACTCAAACAG GAGGAGCGGACCATACGGGACCGCACACTCTTAGAGGTTAGAGATTCAGACCATCGCATCCCCTGGAAAGTCCGTTTCAACCTGGGCAACAGCAGCCGACAGATCACTCAGTGCAGAAACTCCATCCAGGGCAGGACACTGCTCACAGACGAACTCG GTTATGTCTGCGAGAGAAAAGACTTGTTGGTTAATGGCTGCTGTAACGTCAATGCTCCCAGCAGCAGACAGTACATTTGTAAAAGCTGCCTGGCTAATGGCTGTTGTAGCATCTATGAGTATTGCGTGTCTTGCTGTCTCCAGCCTGATAAG CAACCTCTCCTTGAGCACTTCCTGAATCGTGCCGCTGAAGGTTTCCAGAATCTATTCACTGCTGTAGAGGATCATTTTGAGCTGTGCCTGGCCAAGTGTAGGACTTCTTCACAA AGTGTTCAACATGAGAACACCTACCGAAACCCTCAAGCAAAGTACTGCTACGGAGAGAGTCCTCCAGAGCTCCTTCCTGTATGA